The following are encoded together in the Desulfobotulus pelophilus genome:
- a CDS encoding VanZ family protein produces MADLLALTVCLVIATLVTSKYMPNHQALALRAEAFVGGYVILHRVAGAVFTLSVVWLCRVHRWPWWGQGFLFAAILTVFALDEWIQSIIPHRHGCLQDFYNSAIGWGTALAIWGIARFLWKLHAKKEEKRLS; encoded by the coding sequence ATGGCAGATCTTCTTGCCCTTACGGTCTGCCTTGTCATAGCCACTCTGGTCACCAGCAAATACATGCCCAACCATCAGGCGCTGGCCCTGCGTGCCGAAGCCTTTGTAGGCGGGTACGTTATTCTGCACCGGGTGGCCGGGGCGGTGTTTACCCTTTCCGTGGTCTGGCTGTGCCGGGTACACCGGTGGCCGTGGTGGGGGCAGGGCTTTCTGTTCGCCGCCATCCTCACAGTCTTTGCGCTGGACGAATGGATCCAGAGCATCATTCCCCACAGACACGGCTGCCTGCAGGATTTTTACAACTCCGCCATCGGATGGGGAACGGCTCTGGCCATCTGGGGAATCGCCAGATTTCTGTGGAAGCTT